From Tautonia plasticadhaerens, the proteins below share one genomic window:
- a CDS encoding transposase, translated as MRIRRPYELTDGQYARIEDLLPTNGRRGGQWDDHRTTLDGIGRILRTGARRREPPGRDGKCKSAYGRFNRRSEDGPLGRVRRRLHARPDRLRRLDFDLRCVDGSGIRASRSAAGARRRVDGEPGDHALGRSRGGFGTKPHLIVDGDGPPRAASISPGQAHESKRLARRAIADATWWSGASTGWRRAGGSGPVTRSRR; from the coding sequence GTGCGGATCCGACGCCCCTACGAGTTGACCGACGGGCAGTACGCCCGGATCGAGGACCTGCTACCGACCAACGGCCGTCGCGGCGGCCAGTGGGATGACCACCGCACCACCCTCGATGGCATCGGTCGGATCCTCCGCACCGGGGCCCGGCGGCGCGAGCCGCCCGGCCGCGACGGCAAGTGCAAGTCGGCCTACGGCCGCTTCAATCGCCGGAGCGAGGACGGGCCACTCGGCCGCGTCCGTCGCCGGCTCCACGCCCGGCCGGACCGGCTCCGGCGGCTGGACTTCGACCTGCGGTGCGTCGACGGCAGCGGCATCCGGGCCAGCCGCTCGGCGGCCGGGGCCCGGCGGCGCGTCGATGGGGAGCCGGGCGACCATGCCCTGGGCCGGTCCCGCGGCGGCTTCGGCACCAAGCCCCACCTGATCGTCGATGGCGATGGCCCGCCCCGCGCCGCGTCGATCTCGCCGGGGCAGGCCCACGAGTCGAAGCGCCTGGCGAGGCGAGCGATCGCCGACGCAACGTGGTGGAGCGGTGCATCGACTGGCTGGAGGAGAGCCGGCGGATCGGGACCCGTCACGAGAAGCCGGCGGTGA
- a CDS encoding amidohydrolase family protein → MTGPIVDVNVNLGHWPARRVRGDEIGELAARLRANGVAEAWSGSLDGLLHKDLAAVNACLADACRQQEGVRLVPFGSVNPMLPDWEEDLRRCVEEHGMPGIRLHPNYHGYALDDPEFARLLELASGRRLIVAIALAMEDERMMHPMLRVPPVEPGPLAGLVPRIPGARLLLLNALRTLGGERLGALLRAGDVSVEIATLEGVGGVARLLDEVPLERVLFGSHAPFFYFEAAPLKLRESDLSPSQLQAVRHGNVRRLLPASP, encoded by the coding sequence GTGACCGGCCCGATCGTCGACGTGAACGTCAACCTGGGGCACTGGCCCGCCCGCCGGGTGCGCGGCGACGAGATCGGGGAGCTCGCCGCGAGGCTCCGCGCGAACGGCGTGGCCGAGGCCTGGTCCGGGAGCCTCGACGGCCTGCTCCACAAGGATCTGGCCGCCGTGAACGCCTGCCTGGCCGACGCCTGCCGCCAACAGGAGGGCGTCCGCCTGGTCCCCTTCGGATCGGTCAACCCGATGCTCCCCGACTGGGAGGAGGACCTGCGGCGCTGCGTCGAGGAGCACGGCATGCCGGGCATCCGCCTCCACCCGAACTACCACGGCTACGCGCTGGACGACCCCGAGTTCGCCCGGCTACTCGAGCTCGCCTCGGGGCGCCGCCTGATCGTGGCCATCGCCCTGGCCATGGAGGACGAGCGGATGATGCACCCGATGCTCCGGGTGCCGCCGGTGGAACCGGGGCCGCTCGCCGGCCTGGTCCCGCGGATTCCGGGCGCCCGGCTGCTGCTGCTCAACGCGCTGCGCACCCTGGGCGGGGAGCGGCTCGGCGCGCTGCTGCGGGCCGGCGACGTGTCGGTGGAGATCGCCACGCTCGAAGGCGTCGGCGGCGTGGCGCGCCTCCTCGACGAGGTCCCGCTCGAGCGGGTCCTCTTCGGGTCGCACGCGCCGTTCTTCTACTTCGAGGCGGCGCCGCTGAAGCTCCGGGAGTCGGACCTTTCGCCGTCGCAGCTCCAGGCGGTGCGGCACGGGAACGTGCGGCGGCTGCTCCCGGCGAGCCCTTGA
- a CDS encoding IS701 family transposase, producing MDEHQLLALKPELDRFLDRFAPLFGRDENQVHARRFVQGLLHGGERRSIENIAQATSGGPVRSLQAFISTGAWSDGAILRQMRGAVLELLADDDAAWNAAETGFPKKGTKSVGVRRQYSGTLGRTDNCQVAVFADYCSAKGHTFLDRRLFLPEEWAGDGERREEAGVPAGVIFRTKPELALAMAADAVAEGVPFRWVGGDGVYGDSPTFVQGVRQLGKRYVLDSSADARVWTGEPRVIPPEERPRPRRGRPCTQPLVVGEAKRVDEVVAALPATAWRRLTVAEGSQGPRVYEYAELWAWFSEGGLPGPRERLLVRRSLGQEPELKYHRSHAPAEVPLSKLAQVRATRWTIEEDIQSAKGECGLDEYETRGWVGWHHHTALSMLALAFLVLQRVRLGGKSVADERAGGACPAGALAGGAGVGRRGDPAVVGVAPRAEPAGRRQSPQAEACRTAATRRKK from the coding sequence GTGGACGAACACCAACTCCTGGCCCTCAAGCCCGAACTCGACCGCTTCCTCGACCGCTTCGCCCCCCTCTTCGGCCGCGACGAGAATCAGGTCCACGCCCGCCGCTTCGTCCAGGGGCTGCTCCACGGCGGCGAGCGTCGCAGCATCGAGAACATCGCCCAGGCGACCAGCGGCGGCCCGGTGCGCTCGCTGCAAGCCTTCATCAGCACCGGCGCCTGGTCCGATGGCGCGATCCTCAGGCAGATGCGCGGCGCGGTCCTGGAGCTGCTGGCCGATGACGACGCCGCCTGGAATGCCGCCGAGACCGGGTTCCCCAAGAAGGGGACCAAGTCCGTCGGCGTCAGGCGGCAGTACTCCGGCACGCTGGGGCGGACCGACAACTGCCAGGTCGCCGTCTTCGCCGACTACTGCTCGGCCAAGGGCCACACCTTCCTCGATCGGCGGCTGTTCCTGCCCGAGGAGTGGGCCGGCGACGGCGAACGCCGCGAGGAGGCCGGGGTGCCCGCCGGCGTGATCTTCCGCACCAAGCCGGAATTGGCCCTGGCGATGGCCGCCGACGCGGTCGCCGAGGGGGTGCCGTTCCGCTGGGTCGGCGGCGACGGCGTCTACGGCGACAGCCCGACCTTCGTGCAGGGCGTCCGGCAACTCGGCAAGCGGTACGTGCTGGACAGCTCGGCCGATGCCCGGGTCTGGACCGGCGAGCCGCGGGTGATCCCGCCCGAGGAGCGGCCCAGGCCGAGGCGCGGACGCCCGTGCACCCAGCCGCTGGTCGTCGGGGAGGCGAAGCGTGTCGACGAGGTGGTCGCCGCCCTGCCGGCGACGGCCTGGCGCCGGCTGACGGTGGCCGAGGGGAGTCAGGGGCCGCGGGTCTACGAATACGCCGAGCTGTGGGCCTGGTTCAGCGAAGGGGGCCTGCCCGGCCCGCGCGAGCGGCTGCTTGTGCGTCGGTCGCTGGGGCAGGAGCCGGAGCTGAAGTATCACCGCTCCCACGCCCCGGCGGAGGTCCCGCTGTCGAAGTTGGCGCAGGTCCGGGCGACGCGGTGGACGATCGAGGAGGACATCCAGTCGGCCAAGGGGGAATGCGGCCTGGACGAGTACGAGACCCGGGGCTGGGTCGGCTGGCATCACCACACGGCGTTGTCGATGCTGGCCCTGGCATTCCTGGTGCTCCAGCGGGTGCGGCTGGGGGGGAAAAGCGTCGCAGATGAGCGTGCCGGAGGTGCGTGCCCTGCTGGTGCACTTGCTGGAGGTGCGGGCGTGGGACGTCGAGGAGATCCTGCGGTGGTCGGCGTGGCGCCGCGAGCGGAACCGGCGGGCCGCCGTCAGTCACCGCAAGCGGAGGCTTGCCGAACTGCGGCGACGCGGCGTAAAAAGTAG
- a CDS encoding IS5 family transposase, producing MASAHMPDEFFDLVAHHLPPEPAIGPYGGRPPIGHRVALRVIWFVLATGNRWEDVPQELGCSGRTAHRRLRAWEEAGIWDRLHADLLRLLRKAGKLETDTVVVDGVTVRAFGGGEATGPSPVDRSRKGTKHTVMVSRTGVPLAIRTAGANESDHRQIIPLVLDFPSVAGKPGRPKQLPDDLYADRGYDSEGTRALLRWIGIEPHIAKRRTPHGSGLGKVRWVVERTIGWIKGLRRMRVRYDRLGVIQDAWTTLAACVICFRILHQDVM from the coding sequence ATGGCGAGCGCCCACATGCCGGACGAGTTCTTCGATCTGGTTGCCCACCACCTGCCGCCGGAACCGGCCATCGGCCCCTACGGCGGGCGTCCGCCGATCGGGCACCGGGTCGCCCTGCGTGTCATCTGGTTCGTCCTGGCCACCGGCAATCGCTGGGAGGATGTCCCGCAGGAACTCGGCTGCTCAGGTCGCACCGCCCATCGCCGGCTGCGGGCCTGGGAGGAGGCCGGCATCTGGGACCGCCTCCATGCCGACCTGCTGAGGCTGCTCCGCAAGGCTGGCAAGCTGGAGACCGACACGGTGGTCGTCGACGGCGTGACGGTGCGGGCCTTCGGCGGCGGCGAGGCGACCGGCCCGAGCCCCGTCGACCGCAGCAGGAAGGGCACGAAGCACACGGTGATGGTCAGTCGCACCGGAGTGCCGCTGGCGATCCGCACCGCCGGGGCCAACGAGAGCGACCACCGCCAGATCATCCCGCTGGTGCTCGACTTCCCGAGCGTCGCCGGCAAACCGGGCAGGCCGAAGCAGTTGCCGGATGACCTGTATGCCGACCGGGGCTACGACAGCGAGGGGACGAGGGCGTTACTGCGTTGGATAGGCATCGAGCCGCACATCGCCAAGCGTCGGACACCGCACGGCAGCGGGCTGGGCAAGGTCCGCTGGGTGGTGGAGCGGACGATCGGCTGGATCAAGGGCCTGCGGCGGATGCGGGTGCGGTACGACCGGCTGGGGGTGATCCAGGACGCCTGGACGACCCTGGCGGCCTGTGTCATCTGCTTCCGTATCCTCCACCAGGATGTGATGTGA
- a CDS encoding cytochrome P450, giving the protein MPRTLASPSSVPALPPGPTSPTWWQLVRFAGDPLGLLEECHRRFGDAFTLDIAGNGRFVMLSDPEAVREVFRADPDVLHSGEANELFTATVGRHSVLVLDEVPHARQRRVLVPPLKGERMRAFFDAMRLETLEAIRAWPPGSPFPALPEMRRITLRVILRTAMGLAPGPEMDRFERKMERFLSNGRQRYALVMMTVVPIQRLSGSRWVPLFRQLADLDDDLYAFIAARRRGERASGGANVLDDLLAATHEDGSPLADREVRDALITILIAGHDTTALALAWALVDLVPRPEVVDRIGDELRRVTGGGPPGAEQLPALEYLDAAIRESLRHSPVVPFVVRKAVRPFSAGGREYPPGVVLCPCSYLVHRREELYPEPEQFRPERFLGRKYGPHEWFPFGGGNRVCLGMPFALYEMKVLLATLFGRVRLARPAGARSRARRYGLVLGPDDGAQVVVEGSITPP; this is encoded by the coding sequence ATGCCCCGGACGCTCGCCTCTCCGTCCTCCGTGCCCGCGCTGCCGCCCGGGCCCACGTCGCCGACCTGGTGGCAGCTCGTCCGCTTCGCGGGCGACCCGCTCGGGCTGCTCGAGGAGTGCCACCGCCGCTTCGGCGACGCCTTCACGCTGGACATCGCCGGCAACGGCCGCTTCGTCATGCTCTCCGACCCGGAGGCCGTCCGCGAGGTCTTCCGCGCCGACCCGGACGTGCTCCACTCGGGCGAAGCTAATGAGCTGTTCACAGCGACGGTCGGCCGGCACTCGGTGCTGGTGCTCGACGAGGTCCCGCACGCCCGGCAGCGCCGCGTCCTGGTCCCGCCGCTCAAGGGCGAGCGGATGCGGGCCTTCTTCGACGCCATGCGGCTGGAGACGCTCGAGGCCATCCGGGCCTGGCCGCCCGGTTCGCCGTTCCCCGCCCTGCCGGAGATGCGGCGGATCACGCTGCGGGTCATCCTCCGCACGGCGATGGGCCTGGCCCCCGGCCCGGAGATGGACCGCTTCGAGCGAAAGATGGAGCGATTCCTCTCCAACGGCCGCCAGCGGTACGCCCTGGTGATGATGACCGTCGTCCCGATCCAACGGCTGAGCGGGTCGCGGTGGGTGCCGCTGTTCCGGCAGCTCGCCGACCTCGACGACGACCTCTACGCCTTCATCGCCGCCCGGCGGAGGGGCGAGCGAGCTTCGGGCGGCGCGAACGTGCTCGACGACCTGCTCGCGGCGACGCACGAGGACGGCTCGCCGCTGGCGGACCGCGAGGTCCGCGACGCGCTGATCACGATCCTGATCGCCGGCCACGACACGACCGCCCTGGCGCTGGCCTGGGCGCTGGTCGACCTCGTGCCGCGCCCGGAGGTCGTCGATCGCATCGGCGACGAGCTGCGTCGGGTCACCGGCGGCGGGCCGCCCGGGGCCGAGCAGCTGCCGGCGCTGGAGTACCTCGACGCGGCGATCCGCGAGAGCCTGCGGCACAGCCCGGTGGTCCCCTTCGTGGTGCGCAAGGCCGTGCGGCCGTTCTCGGCGGGCGGGCGGGAGTACCCGCCCGGCGTGGTCCTCTGCCCGTGCTCCTACCTGGTCCACCGCCGCGAGGAGCTCTACCCCGAGCCGGAGCAGTTCCGCCCGGAACGGTTCCTGGGGCGGAAGTACGGTCCGCACGAGTGGTTCCCCTTCGGGGGCGGCAACCGGGTCTGCCTGGGAATGCCGTTCGCGCTCTACGAGATGAAGGTCCTGCTCGCCACGCTCTTCGGCCGGGTGCGGCTGGCCCGCCCCGCCGGGGCGCGGTCGCGGGCCAGGCGGTACGGGCTGGTGCTCGGGCCCGACGACGGGGCGCAGGTGGTCGTCGAGGGGTCGATCACGCCCCCCTGA
- a CDS encoding recombinase family protein codes for MSDATRSPKLRPWHLDRAAFVYVRQSTPQQVLDHRESTDRQYALADRAVALGWPRDRVTTIDDDLGKSGQSIEGRPGFQRLLAEVALDNVGLILGLEMSRLARSNRDWHQLLELCARFRVLLADADAVYDPADHNDRLLLGLHGMLNEAELHVIKERMCQGRLNKARRGEPMGSPPLGYVRLASGEWAIDPDEQVQATVRLIFDRFDREGTLHGLLRYLVHHGVRIPIRPRHGPNRGGLEWRRPNRPTLSNVLHHPAYAGAYRFGHREVDPRRKRPGRPDTGKLVRRPEECLVLIRDRLPAYITWERFCDNQERLEANRARRDRPGAPRQGASLLAGLLRCGRCGRRMLVRYSGATGRYSYTCARGAADHAEPICQSLSGPALDGLVAGRVLAAVEPAALEASLAAVAEVERERSELARHWRLRLERAGCEADRAARQYQACEPENRLVGRELERRWEEALRAQRRLEDEHERWRGSAPGRLSPDDERTIRSLAGDLPAVWQATTTTPAERQRIARLLIDHVSVTVDKASERVDVTLHWSGGMTESHAMSRPVKRYDLLADYPRLVERLRGWRAERLSPAAMAERLNVEGFRPPKRAERFTRGMVQRLLWHLGLARTPFGSPAGLGRDEYRPSSLARRLGVSRDTVRRWVRVGWLTAHRDAQGHHVIWADGSELRRLRELRRLPRTWANKGRLAELTRPRPRPGR; via the coding sequence ATGAGTGACGCAACCCGCTCGCCCAAGCTCCGGCCCTGGCATCTCGACCGGGCGGCCTTCGTCTACGTCCGCCAATCCACACCCCAGCAGGTGCTCGACCACCGCGAGTCCACCGACCGGCAGTACGCCCTGGCCGACCGCGCCGTCGCCCTCGGGTGGCCACGGGACCGCGTCACCACGATCGACGACGACCTGGGCAAGAGCGGCCAGTCGATCGAGGGCCGGCCCGGGTTCCAGCGGCTGCTGGCCGAGGTGGCGCTCGACAACGTCGGGCTGATCCTCGGCCTGGAGATGAGCCGGCTGGCCCGGTCCAACCGCGACTGGCACCAGCTGCTCGAGCTCTGCGCCCGCTTCCGCGTGCTCCTGGCCGACGCCGACGCCGTCTACGACCCGGCCGACCACAACGACAGGCTCCTGCTGGGCCTGCACGGCATGTTGAACGAGGCAGAACTTCATGTCATCAAGGAGCGGATGTGCCAGGGCCGGCTCAACAAGGCCCGCCGGGGCGAGCCGATGGGCTCCCCGCCGCTGGGCTACGTACGCCTCGCCTCGGGCGAGTGGGCGATCGACCCCGACGAGCAGGTCCAGGCGACCGTGCGGCTGATCTTCGACCGGTTCGACCGCGAGGGTACCCTGCACGGCCTGCTCCGCTACCTGGTCCACCACGGGGTCCGCATCCCGATCCGACCCCGCCACGGCCCCAACCGCGGCGGGTTGGAGTGGCGGCGGCCGAACCGCCCGACGCTGTCGAACGTCCTGCACCACCCGGCCTACGCCGGTGCCTACCGGTTCGGCCACCGGGAGGTCGACCCGCGGCGCAAGCGGCCCGGGCGGCCCGACACCGGCAAGCTGGTCCGCCGCCCGGAGGAGTGCCTGGTGCTGATCCGCGACCGGCTGCCGGCCTACATCACCTGGGAGCGGTTCTGTGACAACCAGGAGCGGCTGGAGGCCAACCGGGCCCGCCGGGACCGCCCCGGCGCGCCGCGGCAGGGGGCCTCGCTGCTGGCCGGACTCCTGCGGTGCGGGCGGTGCGGCCGGCGGATGCTCGTGCGGTACTCGGGGGCGACGGGCCGGTACAGCTACACCTGTGCCCGCGGGGCGGCCGACCACGCCGAGCCGATCTGCCAGAGCCTCTCCGGGCCGGCGCTCGACGGGCTGGTCGCCGGCCGGGTCCTGGCGGCGGTGGAGCCGGCGGCGCTGGAGGCGAGCTTGGCGGCGGTGGCCGAGGTCGAGCGCGAGCGGTCCGAGCTGGCCCGGCACTGGCGGCTCCGCCTCGAACGCGCCGGCTGCGAGGCCGACCGCGCGGCCCGGCAGTACCAGGCCTGCGAGCCGGAGAATCGCCTGGTCGGCCGCGAGTTGGAGCGGCGCTGGGAGGAGGCGTTGAGGGCGCAGCGGCGCCTCGAGGACGAGCACGAGCGGTGGCGGGGGTCGGCCCCCGGTCGGCTCTCACCGGACGACGAGCGGACGATCCGGTCGCTGGCCGGCGACTTGCCGGCGGTGTGGCAGGCGACGACGACGACGCCCGCCGAGCGGCAGCGGATCGCCCGACTCCTGATTGACCACGTGTCCGTCACCGTGGACAAGGCGAGCGAGCGGGTCGATGTGACGCTCCACTGGTCCGGCGGCATGACCGAGTCGCACGCCATGTCCCGGCCGGTGAAGCGGTACGACCTCCTGGCCGACTACCCCCGACTGGTCGAGCGACTGCGGGGATGGCGCGCCGAGCGGCTCAGCCCGGCGGCGATGGCCGAGCGGCTCAACGTCGAGGGGTTCCGTCCCCCGAAGCGGGCCGAGCGGTTCACGCGGGGGATGGTGCAACGGCTGCTCTGGCACCTGGGGCTGGCCCGCACGCCCTTCGGCAGCCCGGCCGGCCTCGGCCGCGACGAATACCGGCCGTCGTCGCTGGCGCGTCGGCTGGGGGTGTCGCGAGACACGGTGCGGCGATGGGTGCGGGTCGGGTGGTTGACGGCGCATCGCGACGCCCAGGGCCACCACGTGATCTGGGCCGACGGGTCCGAGCTGCGGCGGCTGCGCGAGCTCCGCCGGCTGCCGCGGACGTGGGCGAACAAGGGGCGGCTTGCCGAACTGACCAGACCGAGGCCGCGCCCGGGACGGTAG
- a CDS encoding amidohydrolase family protein, producing the protein MEIWDLHCHLSGVPGRTPDERMARLIEYADRMGIARLCVYMGMSWSYDPSPDDFRRQNDEVLQALSHWHDRAFGFAYVNPNHLEASLAEIDRCIRDGPMVGVKLWVARRADAPELDPIVRRATELNAVVFQHTWIKATGNLPGESTPMELAALAARHPDATLICGHTGGDWEQGIRAVRAHRNVAVDLAGGDPVAGITEMAVRELGAGRVLYGSDAGGRSFASQLAKVQGADIPEEARRLILGGNLRRLLGPILEAKGVHP; encoded by the coding sequence GTGGAGATCTGGGACCTGCACTGCCACCTCTCCGGTGTCCCGGGGCGCACGCCCGACGAGCGCATGGCCCGGCTCATCGAGTACGCCGACCGCATGGGCATCGCCCGACTCTGCGTGTACATGGGCATGAGCTGGTCCTACGACCCGTCCCCCGACGACTTCCGACGGCAGAACGACGAGGTGCTCCAGGCCCTCAGCCACTGGCACGACCGGGCCTTCGGCTTCGCCTACGTCAACCCGAACCACCTCGAGGCGAGCCTCGCCGAGATCGACCGCTGCATCCGCGACGGGCCGATGGTCGGCGTCAAGCTCTGGGTCGCCCGGCGGGCGGACGCCCCGGAGCTCGACCCGATCGTCCGCCGCGCCACCGAGCTCAATGCCGTGGTCTTCCAGCACACCTGGATCAAAGCGACGGGGAACCTCCCCGGTGAATCGACGCCCATGGAGCTTGCGGCGCTGGCGGCACGGCACCCGGACGCCACGCTCATCTGCGGCCACACCGGCGGCGACTGGGAGCAGGGCATCCGGGCCGTCCGGGCCCACCGGAACGTCGCCGTGGACCTGGCCGGCGGCGACCCGGTGGCCGGCATCACCGAGATGGCAGTGCGCGAGCTGGGCGCCGGGCGCGTCCTCTACGGCAGCGACGCGGGAGGCCGGAGCTTCGCCTCGCAGCTCGCCAAGGTGCAGGGAGCCGACATCCCCGAGGAGGCGAGGCGGCTGATCCTCGGGGGCAACCTCCGTCGCCTCCTGGGGCCGATCCTCGAGGCGAAGGGGGTGCACCCGTGA
- a CDS encoding DegT/DnrJ/EryC1/StrS family aminotransferase encodes MTPRGHLSRRHFLAASSGALGANTLRGQEAGDDPAPDGRLAIDGGPKAVRESPPRPRRWGEPERERLEAMLGQDSLFYWKGPQTGLLVERFREACPLEYVMTCSSGTAALHIAVAAAGIAPGDEVITSPVTDIGTVIGVLYQQAVPVFADLGRNTYNLDPEDVARRITPRTRAIIAVHLAGNPCDLDALKALADEHGLALIEDCAQAWGARYRGRPIGTIGHIACFSLQDSKHVTCGDGGVVASNEERYGPRLQRFGDKGFDRLGSSGLFESFATNYRMSEPQAAVASAQLTRLEGIAARRARLGDLLTEGIAGLPGIEPHAVRADDRCTYWFSMFRLRPGAMRCDRAEFVRALVAEGVPATAGYIPLPLYGNPVFREHGFFAGRWPVKELGLTTMDYEAVSCPEAEAILESGVRVAIHEGMDEAYIRGVAAAVRKVASHYSA; translated from the coding sequence ATGACCCCCAGGGGCCATCTCTCGCGACGCCACTTCCTCGCCGCCTCGTCGGGGGCCCTGGGCGCGAATACCCTTCGCGGCCAGGAGGCCGGGGACGACCCGGCCCCCGACGGGCGCCTGGCCATCGACGGCGGCCCGAAGGCCGTGCGCGAGTCGCCGCCGAGGCCCCGACGCTGGGGCGAGCCCGAGCGCGAGCGGCTGGAGGCGATGCTCGGGCAGGACTCGCTCTTCTACTGGAAGGGGCCGCAGACGGGGCTCCTGGTCGAGCGATTCCGCGAGGCCTGCCCGCTGGAGTACGTCATGACATGCTCCTCGGGCACCGCGGCGCTGCACATCGCCGTCGCCGCCGCCGGCATCGCGCCCGGCGACGAGGTGATCACCAGCCCCGTGACCGACATCGGCACCGTCATCGGCGTCCTCTACCAGCAGGCCGTCCCGGTCTTCGCCGACCTGGGGCGGAACACCTACAACCTCGACCCCGAGGACGTAGCAAGGCGGATCACCCCCAGGACCCGGGCGATCATCGCCGTCCACCTCGCCGGCAACCCGTGCGACCTGGACGCCCTGAAGGCCCTGGCCGACGAGCATGGCCTGGCCCTCATCGAGGACTGCGCCCAGGCCTGGGGGGCTCGGTATCGCGGGCGTCCGATCGGCACGATCGGGCACATCGCCTGCTTCTCGCTCCAGGACTCCAAGCACGTCACCTGCGGGGACGGCGGCGTCGTGGCCTCGAACGAAGAGCGTTATGGCCCCCGGCTCCAGCGCTTCGGCGACAAGGGCTTCGACCGCCTCGGCTCGAGCGGACTCTTCGAATCGTTCGCCACGAACTACCGCATGAGCGAGCCGCAAGCGGCGGTCGCCTCGGCGCAGCTCACGCGCCTGGAGGGGATCGCGGCGAGGCGGGCGCGCCTGGGCGACCTGCTCACCGAGGGGATCGCGGGCCTGCCCGGGATCGAGCCGCACGCGGTCCGCGCCGACGACCGCTGCACCTACTGGTTCTCCATGTTCCGCCTCCGCCCGGGGGCGATGCGATGCGACCGGGCGGAGTTCGTCCGGGCGCTGGTCGCCGAGGGCGTGCCCGCGACGGCCGGCTACATCCCATTGCCGCTCTACGGGAACCCGGTCTTCCGGGAGCACGGCTTCTTCGCCGGGCGATGGCCCGTGAAGGAGCTGGGGCTGACGACGATGGACTACGAGGCGGTCTCCTGCCCGGAGGCCGAGGCGATCCTCGAGTCCGGCGTCCGCGTGGCGATCCACGAGGGGATGGACGAGGCGTACATCCGAGGAGTCGCGGCGGCCGTGCGGAAGGTGGCGTCGCACTACTCGGCCTGA
- a CDS encoding aldo/keto reductase yields MRRRTLIGGLVGGFGAALGGRAIRAQQPAPEAGEIPKRAFGKTGVELTVIGLASGRFPLIASDEEAIALTRRAVELGINYFDTAHSYWGGHSEEIYGKVLPAVRQQVFLTTKSTQRTRREAEAELDLSLRRLGTDYVDLWQVHGIRNRGEVEQVFAPGGAIEAFEAAKKAGKCRFIGFTGHSDPEAHLAMLRAYDRWDSILMPLHVADPHFMSFERQVLPVAVERGMGIQGMKNLANAKLLQGFSVKECLSYVLSLPIHCTAVGCTTIGQLEDDVRIAQALEPLDDQRMAALRQRAEGLQGPQLEDWKEEPTKVGLLERPRYRGG; encoded by the coding sequence ATGCGACGCAGGACACTGATCGGCGGCCTGGTCGGAGGGTTCGGCGCCGCGCTGGGCGGCCGGGCGATCCGCGCCCAGCAGCCCGCCCCCGAGGCCGGCGAGATCCCGAAGCGTGCCTTCGGCAAGACCGGAGTCGAGCTCACCGTCATCGGCCTGGCCAGCGGCCGCTTCCCGCTCATCGCCTCCGATGAGGAGGCGATCGCGCTGACCCGCCGCGCCGTGGAGCTCGGCATCAACTACTTCGACACGGCGCACAGCTACTGGGGCGGCCACTCCGAGGAGATCTACGGCAAGGTCCTCCCGGCAGTCCGCCAGCAAGTCTTCCTCACCACCAAGTCCACCCAGCGCACGCGCCGGGAGGCCGAGGCGGAGCTGGACCTCTCGCTGAGGCGGCTCGGGACCGACTACGTGGACCTCTGGCAGGTCCACGGCATCCGGAACCGGGGGGAGGTCGAGCAGGTCTTCGCGCCGGGCGGGGCGATCGAGGCGTTCGAGGCCGCGAAGAAGGCGGGCAAGTGCCGCTTCATCGGCTTCACCGGCCATTCCGACCCCGAGGCCCACCTGGCGATGCTCCGGGCCTACGACCGGTGGGACTCGATCCTGATGCCCCTGCACGTCGCCGACCCGCACTTCATGAGCTTCGAGCGGCAGGTGCTGCCCGTGGCGGTGGAGCGCGGCATGGGCATCCAGGGGATGAAGAACCTCGCCAACGCCAAGCTGCTCCAGGGCTTCAGCGTGAAGGAGTGCCTGAGCTACGTCCTGAGCCTGCCGATCCACTGCACGGCCGTCGGCTGCACGACGATCGGCCAGCTCGAGGACGACGTCCGGATCGCCCAGGCGCTCGAGCCGCTCGATGACCAGCGGATGGCGGCCCTCCGCCAGCGGGCCGAGGGCCTCCAGGGGCCGCAGCTCGAGGACTGGAAGGAGGAGCCGACGAAGGTGGGCCTGCTTGAGCGGCCCAGGTACCGGGGCGGGTGA
- a CDS encoding dienelactone hydrolase family protein has translation MAALDWIEQRAGPDAKVGVAGYGEGGLIAFYAAAADERIDAALVSG, from the coding sequence CTGGCCGCACTCGACTGGATTGAGCAGCGTGCGGGGCCGGATGCGAAGGTCGGCGTCGCCGGCTACGGCGAGGGCGGCTTGATCGCCTTCTACGCCGCGGCCGCCGACGAGCGGATCGACGCCGCCTTGGTCAGCGGCTAA